The bacterium genome contains the following window.
TGAAAGGCCTGCAGCGCATTCGAGATTGTGGAGCTTCCGCCCGCCACGGCGGCAGCGATAAACTGTGCATTCCACGCAACCCCAACGGTATCAGCGGTAACCTGACCGCAGATGATTCCCATGGTTTGCGTGCCGTGACCGTCGACATCTCCGGGCGTCGGCGTCACAGGAGTGATCAGATCGAACCAACATTGGTTTGCCGGATAGCCGGAATTCCCTCTCCAGCGCGAGGATAATCCCGGGTGAGTCGCATTGACTCCCGTGTCAAAATTCGCAACCAATACACCTGAACCGGTCAACCCGAGCTGCCAGGCGCGCGAGGCGCGAATCGAGGTGAGCGCATTGGAAACACCGTCTTCGTCGAGGGAACGTTGTGAACGAGAGGAGTCACGAGGCAGAATGGGGATGGGCTCTAACGGCAGGTCCGGTTGAACATTGAGCACACCGGGCCACGAGCGGAGCTCATTTGCAATGAGCGGAGTGGATCGAAAGCTGATGGCGTTGGCTACCCAGAAGGGCCGGATGTCCCAGACTCGCCCATCGGCTTGCAAATCGTGAAGCCTCTTGAGAATTGGCTCCTGAGTATGAGCCGCGTGCTCGACAGCCGAATTCAGGACGAATTGGTGTGCACGAGCCAGCCACAGCGAGTCCGTTCCGGGGATTCTGGCAGCAGAAATAGCCGCACTCGGGGGGTCCAAAACCAGTATAAATTGCTCCGTTGACTCAGCAGATAATGCTAAGTCACAAGCAAACAAAAGGATAAAGATAAACCGAACGAAATACGGACACTGACTTAGCATTCGAACTCTATATCATTCCCATGGGTCAAAACTTGCACACTGTAGGCCTATAAACTCTCTAAAATATAGTAAATTCCAATGCGGAAGGCCAGAGCAAAGACGGGTTGCTTTCACTAATTGGAGCGGTATGGGCCTTGCTTTTTGCTTGAATAGTCCTAACTTCAGTTGTCAAAGCTATTGAAAACCTTGTGAATAGGCAAATTCCACCGTTAGTCATCTGTTTGCTTTGCTGTTGTGCGGGCCTCTTGCCCCTGCGACGGCCGGTCTATGCCGCATCCCCGCTGGACAGCTATGAGGCACTGTTTGACACCTTGCTGGGCCAGCATTATGCTGCGGCCAATGAGGTTGTCCGTGAAATTGCCAATCAGTTCGGGGATCATCCCGGCGTACCGTATGCGAAGGCGAGCGTTATTTACGCCAAGCTTACTGATTTTGAGGACACGCTGGGAACGGCAGAACTCGAATACCTGATTGAACAGTGCCTGACGGGATGCTCGAACTGGGCGAAGCGCGCGCGCGACTCAGCGGCGGCTGAGCGAGAGTATTTGACCGGCGCGGCCTATTCACTATCGGGCCTGACGCGGCATCGGCAAGGCAAAGTGATTGACGGTGTGCGCAGACTGATGGCATCGCGAACTCATTTTGATCGCGCCATCGATTTGGATCCGGAGTTTTACGACGCGTACGTCGGGCGGGGCGCCTACCGCTACACGGCTGCGAGCAACCTGGGAGTCTTGCGATGGCTGCCCTTTGTTCCGAGCAAGCGCGAGGGTTGGAAGGACTTGATGCTCGGACTCGAGAGGGCAAGGTTTTCGCGCTTCATGGCACTCTCATCGATGGTCTGGCTCGCGCTGCAGGAGAAGAACTATACTCTGGCAGACAGCATGGTGCGTGCAGGGCTTGAGCGATTTCCCAACAGCAGGACGTTCCTGATGCCGAAGCTTTCCCTGGAAAAGCGCACGGAGAAATGGGGAGCCGCGCGCGGCACGGCTTTGATCCTGCTCCGACAGTATGAGACACACGAGTTAAACAACGGTTATGAAGTGATAGGACTATATCGCACTTTGATGGAGTGTTCCGACATGCTGGGCGACTCGGAATCAGCAGTCAGTTACGCGCGTGCGGGCTTAGCGGCACAGGCCACGCCTTACACGCTGGAGCGCCGCAGCGAACCGCTGTTCGCGATGCGCGAAAGACTGCTGCGGGAGGAGCAGAAGTGACGAAAGTCAGTCACAGAGCAGCTCTGCGCATCCTCAAACGAACGGAATCTCGAACGCTGGACCGCATCGGCGGGCTTGCGGACGCACACGGGCTTGAAGTGTTTGCAGTCGGGGGATATGTGCGGGACAGACTGCTCGGGAAGAAGGTCAAGGATATTGACTTCACCGTGATCGGCGACGCGGTGGCATTTGCACAGACTGTTGCCAAAGAATTCGGCGTGCGCAATCCCGTGTTGTTTGAACGATTCGGGACGGCAATGGTGCCTTATCGCGGGTATCAGTTGGATTTTGTGACGGCACGTGCGGAGTCTTATGAATCTCAGTCACGTAAACCGAATGTCTGGCAGAGTGCGCTCGAAGATGATCTCGCGCGCCGCGATTTTACGGTGAACGCGCTGGCCGTCCGTTTGAATTCCGAACGTTACGGGGAGTTGGTTGACCTCTACAACGGACTCGGCGACCTTGAGCGGAAGGTTTTGCGGACTCCGCTGGACCCGCTGCAGACGTTTTCCGAAGACCCGCTGAGAATCATGCGCGCGGTGCGGTTTGCTGCGCAGCTTGAGTTTAAGATTTCGGAGGATGCCAAGGCCGCCTGCCGCGAAATGGCTCCGCGTTTAAAGATTGTCAGTCAGGAACGCATTACCGACGAGCTGATCAAGCTACTTGGCACTTCCAAGCCTTCCATTGGGCTGCGGCTTATGCATGAATTGGGCGTCATGCAGATAGTGTTCAAGGAGATCGCTGAGCTTGCGGGAGTGGAGCAAATCGGGCAGCATCATCACAAAGACGTGTTTGATCACACGCTGTTGGTTGTGGATCGAACTGCAGAATTGACTCCTGATCCGGTTTTGCGATTTGCTGCATTGGTGCATGACATTGCGAAGCCGCGAACCAAGAGATTCTTTCCAGAGCAAGGCTGGACCTTTCACGGCCACGAGGATATTGGCAGCCGGATGTTGAAATCTATCGGCCGGAAGCTGAAACTGCCTGAGAAGACGACCGAGAAACTGTCGAAATTGACGGCGTTGCACATGCGGCCGATCAATCTGACCCGTGAGGAGGTCACCGACTCAGCAGTCCGAAGGTTGATTGTGGACGCCGGTGAGGATTTGGAGGAGTTGCTGACCTTGTGCCGGGCGGACATAACCTCTGCTAACCCCAAGAAAGTCAAGCGTTACCTTGCTCAATTTGAACAGCTTAAGGCACGTATTGCTGAGGTCATTGAATCGGACCATCTGCGGGCCTTTCAGAGTCCGGTCAGAGGGGACGAAATCATG
Protein-coding sequences here:
- a CDS encoding HD domain-containing protein; amino-acid sequence: MRILKRTESRTLDRIGGLADAHGLEVFAVGGYVRDRLLGKKVKDIDFTVIGDAVAFAQTVAKEFGVRNPVLFERFGTAMVPYRGYQLDFVTARAESYESQSRKPNVWQSALEDDLARRDFTVNALAVRLNSERYGELVDLYNGLGDLERKVLRTPLDPLQTFSEDPLRIMRAVRFAAQLEFKISEDAKAACREMAPRLKIVSQERITDELIKLLGTSKPSIGLRLMHELGVMQIVFKEIAELAGVEQIGQHHHKDVFDHTLLVVDRTAELTPDPVLRFAALVHDIAKPRTKRFFPEQGWTFHGHEDIGSRMLKSIGRKLKLPEKTTEKLSKLTALHMRPINLTREEVTDSAVRRLIVDAGEDLEELLTLCRADITSANPKKVKRYLAQFEQLKARIAEVIESDHLRAFQSPVRGDEIMQICNLRPGPVVGKIKTALEEAILEGRVPNEHDAVLQYLYEIKDQFLEC